The proteins below are encoded in one region of Podarcis raffonei isolate rPodRaf1 chromosome 8, rPodRaf1.pri, whole genome shotgun sequence:
- the SNX20 gene encoding sorting nexin-20 isoform X1: MKWQSISDSSAMEEGQPCLQDHHKEVQGVIAESADDAHSDEGDGYETLTSFQPTQEQTEPTDISGDERVQSPNSSMTTKELQEYWRNEKRNFREVKVLFEIPSARIVEKPFSKYVTYQILIIQTGSFDSNRSVIERRYSDFEKLHMNLLKEFYDEMEDIVFPKKCMTGNFTDEIIIERKLAFQDYLRLLYSMEYTRTSRIFIDFLVRPELEEAYSCLRGGQFTKALEVLLEVIALQEKLVKHRPTLLVPTLCAIVVCHKDLENSRGAYEFGEKALLRLEKHPGHRYYMPLLETMISLAYELGKDFLYFQEKMEERKAKKRLTKMVSLKELAVQEYID, translated from the exons atgaaatggcagTCTATTTCTGACAGCTCCGCAATGGAGGAAGGCCAACCTTGCTTACAAGACCATCACAAGGAAGTCCAAGGGGTTATAGCCGAGTCTGCTGATGACGCCCATTCAGATGAAGGAGATGGCTATGAAACCCTAACTTCATTTCAGCCAACCCAGGAGCAGACAGAACCCACTGATATCTCAG GTGACGAAAGAGTCCAAAGTCCCAACTCTTCCATGACAACTAAGGAACTCCAAGAATACTGGCGGAATGAGAAGCGCAATTTCAGAGAAGTCAAGGTCCTTTTCGAAATCCCGTCAGCCAGAATTGTAGAGAAGCCCTTCTCTAAATATGTG ACGTACCAGATCCTCATCATCCAGACGGGCAGCTTCGACAGCAACAGATCAGTAATTGAGCGTCGGTATTCAGATTTCGAAAAGCTGCACATGAATCTTCTGAAGGAGTTTTATGATGAAATGGAGGATATTGTATTTCCCAAGAAGTGTATGACAGGGAACTTCACAGACGAAATCATCATCGAGAGGAAGTTAGCCTTCCAAGATTACTTGCGGCTTCTGTATTCCATGGAATACACCCGGACATCTAGAATATTCATTGACTTCTTAGTGAGACCGGAACTGGAGGAGGCCTATAGTTGCCTCCGGGGAGGACAGTTTACCAAAGCTTTGGAGGTACTTCTGGAAGTTATAGCTCTGCAAGAGAAACTTGTCAAGCATCGGCCCACCCTATTGGTCCCAACTCTCTGTGCCATAGTCGTCTGTCACAAAGATCTGGAAAATTCCAGAGGTGCCTACGAATTTGGAGAGAAAGCTTTGCTACGCCTTGAGAAGCATCCTGGTCACAGGTACTACATGCCCCTGCTGGAAACAATGATTTCCTTAGCATACGAACTTGGCAAGGACTTTCTATACTTCCAAGAGAagatggaggaaaggaaggcCAAAAAACGGCTAACTAAAATGGTGTCCCTAAAAGAACTTGCAGTTCAAGAGTACATAGACTGA
- the SNX20 gene encoding sorting nexin-20 isoform X2, protein MEEGQPCLQDHHKEVQGVIAESADDAHSDEGDGYETLTSFQPTQEQTEPTDISGDERVQSPNSSMTTKELQEYWRNEKRNFREVKVLFEIPSARIVEKPFSKYVTYQILIIQTGSFDSNRSVIERRYSDFEKLHMNLLKEFYDEMEDIVFPKKCMTGNFTDEIIIERKLAFQDYLRLLYSMEYTRTSRIFIDFLVRPELEEAYSCLRGGQFTKALEVLLEVIALQEKLVKHRPTLLVPTLCAIVVCHKDLENSRGAYEFGEKALLRLEKHPGHRYYMPLLETMISLAYELGKDFLYFQEKMEERKAKKRLTKMVSLKELAVQEYID, encoded by the exons ATGGAGGAAGGCCAACCTTGCTTACAAGACCATCACAAGGAAGTCCAAGGGGTTATAGCCGAGTCTGCTGATGACGCCCATTCAGATGAAGGAGATGGCTATGAAACCCTAACTTCATTTCAGCCAACCCAGGAGCAGACAGAACCCACTGATATCTCAG GTGACGAAAGAGTCCAAAGTCCCAACTCTTCCATGACAACTAAGGAACTCCAAGAATACTGGCGGAATGAGAAGCGCAATTTCAGAGAAGTCAAGGTCCTTTTCGAAATCCCGTCAGCCAGAATTGTAGAGAAGCCCTTCTCTAAATATGTG ACGTACCAGATCCTCATCATCCAGACGGGCAGCTTCGACAGCAACAGATCAGTAATTGAGCGTCGGTATTCAGATTTCGAAAAGCTGCACATGAATCTTCTGAAGGAGTTTTATGATGAAATGGAGGATATTGTATTTCCCAAGAAGTGTATGACAGGGAACTTCACAGACGAAATCATCATCGAGAGGAAGTTAGCCTTCCAAGATTACTTGCGGCTTCTGTATTCCATGGAATACACCCGGACATCTAGAATATTCATTGACTTCTTAGTGAGACCGGAACTGGAGGAGGCCTATAGTTGCCTCCGGGGAGGACAGTTTACCAAAGCTTTGGAGGTACTTCTGGAAGTTATAGCTCTGCAAGAGAAACTTGTCAAGCATCGGCCCACCCTATTGGTCCCAACTCTCTGTGCCATAGTCGTCTGTCACAAAGATCTGGAAAATTCCAGAGGTGCCTACGAATTTGGAGAGAAAGCTTTGCTACGCCTTGAGAAGCATCCTGGTCACAGGTACTACATGCCCCTGCTGGAAACAATGATTTCCTTAGCATACGAACTTGGCAAGGACTTTCTATACTTCCAAGAGAagatggaggaaaggaaggcCAAAAAACGGCTAACTAAAATGGTGTCCCTAAAAGAACTTGCAGTTCAAGAGTACATAGACTGA